A region of the Silene latifolia isolate original U9 population chromosome 9, ASM4854445v1, whole genome shotgun sequence genome:
tcgatcgaccatacaagccagtcgatcgaccaagataactgctgtaagtttctgatttattcgaattagctcaataaattgagctaatatggtctatgaacctgcaaataaacatactaacgcgcccaaaattgcgcaaaaccaaaatgtaaagtctaaagtctGTAAATCCTaggcaaacttattaaagcgaagtctcgcgcaaaccaaagcaataaatagtctaacaaaagcaataaaatgtctaaaacttatgaaataaaaagttttcatccgcgaaaaatgcggaaaatctccgaccatggcTTCTGGCTATATGAAGTACCCTCTGCAATGCTAATCTCAGCAGCTGGACTCCATTCCACTCCTTCATCTAGAATACTCAACGGGTCATCAACGGCTCTAGCGGCTTCCCAAGCTCTTGGATCGTCCGGCTCATCAAACTCCAAGTCATAATCCGACACTTTCCtcgactcttccttccccaaaccagttccttCAATAGTCAAAACAGAAGTGTTTTCATCCAtcgtgctcccaatctggggcggaggtgttagggCAGGAATAAGCACAGGGGTAAAAGGTGGAGTATCATCAAATTTGCTCGACAAATTAGCagcttgattagccactaaaTTTGCCAACCGATTTTCAAAATTCTTATCAGATTCAATCCTAGCTTCTTCCATTTTTATAACTTGAACCAAGAGAGTTTGAACTACCTTTCTTAATTCCGCAGTTTCATTTATAGCATTCTCCAGCTTTTCGAACCTGGCATTAATGGAAGCTTCTAGTGCCGCAATAGCATTCATTTCAATGCTTGGTTTTCGCGAATACCCACGCGTACTTCCCATCTATCAAGAGTGCTCAAGACTTCCTCCTGAAATGATTCTTCTAAAAGTCTCTGTCTAGCGCAAGGTGACCTGcgtataagaagaaactacaagaagaagatgagaaaagtttaaggaacaaaaagttccttaaactaaaaaaaatactaaaaaaaaaaaaaaaaacaactaaaactagcgctgcctccccggcaacggcgccaaaatttgatacctatcgaagtgagtatcaaaaataatatttataattttccaaactacaactagcaagcggtagtaagggtcgatccgcagggaggtagggagataactaagggtaacagtttgagggggttttgatatgaattaaatctaaatctaataacataaactaaataagcaaataaaagtaataaaggatgtaaacaatgataaaagaaatgctaagacggtcggttcactatagctacgatggcacataatcctaggttagtccgaaatacagtcgtgtaggatgggtaaaacatgtcctctcggtccaagttaactagtagctcctttcggcctatgctactggtccctaggtctcactaatactagctctcgccctgaaaagtgattcctaaagcctaaattacattatctctcaatcttagcaatttagtcgtcttaattcattaattaatgcccttccctatcttacgatctacgggttggtcaaaactaagcatctaacaagtctcctctcggtctcattgctaaatattgcacttaacgaatcaaacggtgctaatcagacacgaagtcggtcgatcgaccagcttccccagtcgatcgacaagccggctcagtcgatcgaccagttaagccagtcgatcgactaaaccctaattcggggtcacctattctaatgccatctatgctattgctcccctacatcttagcaaagggtatttagctactcatactggaattaaTAACGAAAACGAAACTAAAGTTGCGAATAACAGAATtcattattaaattaaataaatagtaaaaccgcataaaagagaaattagggcttagggattctaactaatcaattctaatctataaagaaagaacaaattcAGAACAAGAAATACCAGAAATAAGGGAAGCGGGACGAACAAATCCGGATACAAAGAAGAACTTTATTAAAAGATACTTAAGAAAATTTTAAAACTAAATAATAATAAGTCTCGACCCTATTATCAATGAATGAATAAAAGGTAGGAAGGGGTTACGTTAAATAAGAATGTCACGTAACTCTtattcttaaaacctaattacaatgggctttctaattctcgtgcTTTTAATTTCCGTGTCaggtcgtgggttggtcgatcgaccactgtgaccagtcgatcgaccaaaggtgttgtacagtaatgcgttctgacgaattctgcaacgcgcacgatcttaaaacagctgtcatttattcgttacttggtcaaatcaggcgttctacgcagcgttggaaagctaagaggataaactttcacctccaattgcaatcactcgattatctgctctagaacgcgagatatagccatctgaagcagcctgcagtaaactgttcagcattctaactgtctatagaccatgtaggtcagtctatagaccactgtagctggtaatccgcttctaaaactctcgcaaattaatctttcaggccttgaaatgcacaccaagttcatctctcgagtcactacttcatgtcaaatgcaatgctaagtacttagggacggattcggctcgatttccgctggattcttcacatttctgcaatattatacaaaaacacgaaagtagacggaaatagggaaaatagtagcataaactacatatttgagctctaaaatacgtgtaaaatagggtgtaaaacatcatataaatgacacgcatcaaacttccccaaaccaaacccttgcttgtccccaagcaagaactagactcgatcctaaaacctaattggaacgatttcaatctcagagcgaaatgcaactataaagcctaaaccagtttaatgctaaaaaccaacaatcaattagtaatatgaatcatgcaaacgagttatgtagtcgttaaaaataaagctgaaccgtcgaccttgcaagacctttaaaattggactctcacgggtcactcttctctaatgaagcaaagggtaagcatatatatgtaagagaggaagagaaatagccgctcacctagactacgacccacataatcatgcatgcaactaatatgatagacaattctaactaccgtacatacattccaaccaaacaaggtcctgtcacagccgagggcttacaaaaatatggtaaagtgaggcaatgggtgagaaaaggcaaaacaataatggaaatgtggaggtataggcggccaagctagtacctaaataaaaccatatgacaacatccatttccaacaaaCTTATAGGTTTAAGCAtatgtgcccttcatttggcacaaaactcaccaaaccgaactgaaaatactccttaaTAAATGTAAATAgtgcataggagtgaaaccgtctacaaacaacatcttttccttgcacggtttctttctttcatcattttttctctttttttttgaatttttctcaacttctcttttttttttttttttttttttttttttttttttttttttttttttttttttttttcattttccaattcttttcttttcatcctccttctttaTTTTCTACCATCTCCAAATAACGCAATACAGACCAAACTTGGcataataaattatataccgcaaaagcatacattatactagcttgacaaggcaggctaaatttggatgtagctaagggtcaacaggcaaatttggctaatgtggagttccatgggtaaaaacgaaataaaggggaaattgtaagcacctccctgcatgtgacaccaaccactaacccgaatgtatgcaggcaaaaagcaattgaatttcataaatgtgcaaattaactgtaacactacggattttataggttggtactcgaccgagtatggcctactcggtcgagcaaagtgtgttgggtattctgtttggctactgcccaggaatacttggccgagtatgggtaatactcaaccgagtagaggatactcggccgagtataccctatactcgaccgagtatccggtttgaagggtaatattttccgcggttgatttagaaacgactagagttatattgagacgcattttacagtttctaaacattttacaaaacctaaactacacaacgtaactctaatcctctccaaatctccctctcatttgcgtggattgttcgtgagtctaacgaatcttgccttgcgtcgattatgtcggtaagtctctgatttcatgagtctcattaagttgtcttttagggttttgccctaattattgttttgggttaatttgggggtttacggtttggtcattatatgtgtgttgattgttgattataattgttgtaggtgatgatgtggtaattgctatgcatattgtatgattgattagagcatatcggattgcgaaaaggtagggtttccctactcagttactgttaattgatttaagactgtgcttgtgttgtaatttttgttatctgttgatcatcggagtatgggtgttgtgatgacggtggtgatgtggttgtgttgtgacggttgtggtgttgtgtggtttgtgatctttgtggtgttgtgtgattgtggtggagtcacttgcgggagtggcttcacaccctagttcgccctccgtggaacccgtcacgggaggggatgtgcacattaagggtcagggattgttagtcgctcgttgatgagctggacttggtggggatgggctgcggtcacccactggcggagtggattacctgttgcgatgggtaacctggcagggctacacacttcggtgtgtagtcggttactaaggaggatgatcagtcggttacattgtttgtttgtcttacattgattgaatggtactaaccctgttgttgttgttttgtaaaacctgcggtgatccattcggggatggtgagcagacttgacaggtattgtatttggtgagcttgggcggtcatggggaagtcgtcatcaccagttgtagtatcacagtcacgagtcttagctatgattttgtagttgtcctcatttgtattcactttattggttttggtttggaattggattgttgtaaacattaatactttacagtacttctaataaatgtgtttaggacggacgcttttgatatatactaacctcgggcaatcgagatggtaacagcctttcatgcttgggtagtcctggtaaggtaccttggtatgagggggtgttacattaacgatacatgatatgcaaggagtaactactcacaatcctacatgaaaccggtcacaaatgacaccagttatatgagctctaatccttagaaattataagtaggttgccaaaattcaggtcaagtctataatccagcaaatattttaacaaaaactcgtagatttgcatatgtgattctactaataacatgtcaattaagcacggcttaggcataaacagctgcaaatgcaatgtcatcattgaaatactaccgttccgactcgacctacatgttaaaataaacgtgcaattttttgaatttttgaaattttttgaaattttttgaatttttgtatatatataggaaatgaaataacaaatgcaaactgaagtgcaataaacgtgaaacagaaatgcaataaaacatgtgaatgcaatgcgcaaaacccttccccaaaccaaatcacacaatgtccctattgtgcaaaatcatattatgaaataaaagggaaacgggaatttgcgttattataactaaacaagacatgaagttaaactcgaaaactcacaagattttaagcgcagcaaaaggaaacctccccaaaccagcgtgagctaggaggtttcagtagccagcagtgctaccataggtacctgaaaagaaacagaAGTACCGCGcttaattccgagaaaacaatttccgaaacgcaaaattatgtgcaaaataagaaaacagaagaaaacagaaattaatCAGAGAATAAAgaggagaaaagactccctcaactccgcaaatcgaccaaacacagcaggggaatggtcatGAACAGATACAACAGcgaatgtggtcgatcgaccacaccatctagtcgatcgaccatggtaacaagaacagaagcccctggagtcgcggctcagtcgatcgaccatacaagccagtcgatcgaccaagatacctgctgtaagtttctgatttcttcgaatcaGCTCAATAAATtaagctaatatggtctatgaacctgcaaatacacataataacgcgcccaaaattgcgcaaaacccaaatgtaaagtctaaagtctGTAAATCCTaggcaaacttattaaagcgaagtctcgcacaaaccaaagcaataaatagtctaacaaaagcaataaaatgtctaaaacttatgaaataaaaagttttcatccgcgaaaaatgcggaaaatctccgaccatggcTTCTGGCTATATGAAGTACCCTCTGCAATGCTAATCTCAGCAGCTGGACTCCATTCCACTCCTTCATCTAAAATACTCAACGGGTCATCAACGGCTCTAGCGGATTCCCAAGCTCTTGGAtcgtctggctcatcaaactccAAGTCATAATCCGACACTTTCCTCTGCTCTTCattccccaaaccagttcctgcaacagtcaaaacagAAGTGTTTTCCTCCATCGTGCtcccaatctgaggcggaggtgttaGGGCAGGAATAAGCACAGGGGTAAAAGGTGGAGTATCATCAAATTTGCTCGATAAATTAGCagcttgattagccactaaaTTTGCCAACCGATTTTCAAAATTCTTATCAGATTCTATCCTAGCTTCTTCCATTTTTATAACTTGAACCAAGAGAGTTTGAACTACCTTTCTTAATTCCGCAGTTTCATTTGTAGCATTCTCCAGCTTTTCGAACCTGGCATTAATGGAAGCTTCTAGTGCCGCAATAGCATTCATTTCAATGCTTGGTTTTCGCGAATTCCCACGCGAACTTCCCATCTATCAAGAGTTCTCAAGCCTTCCTCCTGAAATGATTCTTCTAAAAGTCTCTGTCTAGCGCAAGGTGACCTGcgtataagaagaaactacaagaagaagatgagaaaagtttaaggaacaaaaagttccttaaactaagaaaaagactaaaaaaataaacaactaaaactagcgcgcCTCCctaagcaacggcgccaaaatttgatacctatcgaagtgagtatcaaaaataatatttatagttttccaaactacaactagcaagcggtagtaagggtcgatccgcaaagAGGTAGGGAGATAACTAAGAGTAACAGTttgagggggttttgatatgaattaaatctaaatctaataacataaactaaataagcaaataaaagtaataaaggatgtaaacaatgataaaagaaatgctaagacggtcggttcactatagctacgatggcacataatcctaggtaagtccgaaatacagccatgtaggatgggtaaaatatgtcctctcggtccaagtaaactagtagctccttttggcctatgctactggtccgtaggtctcactaatactagctctcgccctgaaaagtgattcctaaagcataaattacattatctttcgatcttagcaatttagtcgtcttaattcattaattaatgcccttccctatcttacgatctacgggttggtcaaaactaagcatctaacaagtctcctctcggtctcattgctaaatattgcacttaacgaatcaaacggtgctaatcagacacgaagtcggtcgatcgaccagcttccccagtcgatcgaccagttaagccagtcgatcgactaaaccctaattcggggtcacctattctaatgccatctacgctatagctcccctacatcttagtaaagggtatttagctactcatactgaaattaatAATGAAAACGAAACTAAAGTTGTGAATAACAGAATtcattattaaattaaataaatagtaaaaccgcataaaagagaaattagggcttagggattctaactaatcaattctaatctataaagaaagaacaaattcAGAACAAGAAATACCAGAAATAAGGGAAGCGGGACGAACAAATCCGGATACAAAGAAGAACTTTATTAAAAGATACTTAAGAAAACTGTAAAACTAAATAATGATAAGTCTCGACCTTATTATCAATGAATGAATAAAAGGTAGGAAGGGGTTACGTTAAATAAGAATGTCACGTAACTCTTAttattaaaacctaattacaatgagctttctaattctcgtcctTTTGATTTCCGTATCaggtcgtgggttggtcgatcgaccactgtgaccagtcgaccgaccaaaggtgctgtacagtaatgcgttctgacgaattctgcagcgcgcaccgatcttaaaaaagctgtcatttcttcgttacttggtcaaatcaggcgttctacgcagcgttggaaagctaagaggataaactTTTACCTCTAAtaagaatcactcgattatctgccttagaactcgagatatagccatctgaagcagcttgcagtaaactgttcagcattctgacagtctatagaccatgtaggtcagtctatagaccactgtagctggtaattcgcttctgaaactctcgcaaattcatctttcaggccttgaaatgcgcaccaagttcatctctcgagtcactacctcatgtcaaatgcaatgctaagtacttagggacagattcggctcgatttccgctagattcttcacatttctgcaatattatacaaaaacactaaagtagacggaaatagggaaaatagtagcataaactacatatttgagctctgaaatacgtgtaaaatagggagtaaaacatcatataaatgacacacaTCATATACAGTTTCTTCCAAGTTGCCATGTAAGAAGGCGTTTTTAACATCGAGCTAACGCATTGGCCAAGACCTGGAGACGGCCAAACTGAGGACCGTTCGAATTGTTGTTGATTTTACGACGTGACTGAATGTTTCATCACAATCAACACCGACTTGTTGTGTCTTACCATTCACGACAAGACAGGCTTTGTGTCGTTGGAGAGAGCCATCTGCATTGAATTTATGACGGAATAACCACATACAACGAATTACAGATGCATCAGTCGGTCGGGGAACCAAATCCCAAGTATAATTGTCCCTTAAAGCGGAAAATTCGTCCTGCATAGCACAGTTCCAATTCGGGTCTTGCAAGGCTAGGTGAGGTGATTTGGGAATTAGGGAAGGCTCGGTGGTAACAGTGAAAGCGCCTGGTTCTTAGGTTTGAATATGCCGTTTTTGGCACGGGTCGTCATGTGTTGAATGGAAGGGGGATGGGGTGGTGGTGGAGGAGGGGGAGGGGGTGGGGGTGGTGAGGGAGAATTGGTGGCGAAAGCTGGAGTGGGTGGAGAGGAGGGTGGAGAGTTGGTACGGTCGAGGGAAGGAGGGGATGTTGGGTTTGTTGTACGGACAGGGGTATGGTCAGTGGTATGGGGAGGTGGTTGGGTGGACGGAGGGGTGGCTATGGAGTCATAGATAAGCGGGTTGAGGGTAGAGTTGGAGGTGTCCAAAAACGTGTATGAGGGACGGGTGGAAGTGGTCAATTCTGCGAAGGGGAAAACGGATTCGTCGAAGGCATGGCGAGACACATAGATACGACCAGTGGGAATGTGAAGACACCGATAGCCGCGTTAACTCGGGAGATAGCCTAGAAAGACGCATTTGAGAGATCGAGGCGCTAGTTTGTGAGTTCAAGTCGAAGATATATCAGGATAGCATGCACACCCGAAAACTCGAAGGTGATCATAGGACGGATTTTTGAGGTAAAGAGCCGAAGTGGGAGTGTGGAAATTAAGAGTAGATGTGGGAATATTATGTGAAGATGGGTAGTAGTGTGAAGAGCATCAACCCAATAGTGAGGTGGGATTGAGCCGTGATGGAGGAGTACGAGAACGATGTCATTAAGTCTTTGGATCATACGCTCTGATTTACCATTTTGTGGGGATGTTTGGGGGCACGAGAAACGAAATACAAGACCATTTTTTTGTGGCAAAATTATGAAAAGCACTATTGTCGAATTCGCGGACCATATCACACTGAAACGATTTAATTTTGCAGTGGAATTGAGTGTGGACAAAGTTGCTAAATTGGGTAAATTTGTCAAAAACTTGAGACTTGAATTTAAGAGGATAGACCCACACAAATTGAGTGAAATTGTCGATGAGCACCATATAATACTTATAGCCTTGTTTACTTAAAAGAGGTGATGTCTATAAGTCGCAATGTACGATATCAAATGGAGCAATAGTATGAGAAAGTGAATGTTGAAATGGAAGTCTTTTATGCTTACTAATTTGACAGGAGGAACATAAACTAAAAtcatgagttttattaaactgAATATGATTATGAGAATTCAAAAAACTTAAAATAGATGTCCCGAGGTGACCGAGACGAGGATGCCATACGTCGTGATGATGGGCGAGGAAGGGTTGAGGTGGACTAGAAGAGGAGCTGGATGGGACGGTGGACACATGGTAGAGTTCGCCGTTACTGTCACTCCGCAGAATCGTTTTCCCACTCGGAATATCCTTCACAGAAAAAACAAACGGGTCAAATTCAACACTTATGTTATTGTCTTTAGTGAATTGGCGCACTgatataaggtttttaataatATTTGGTGCATGGAAGACTTGTCAAGGGTGTAAGGTTCGGTTAGGGGTTTGTATTGTAGAAGTGCCAGAACCCATAATTGGAATGCTATTGCCGTTTTCGACATATATGGAACGAATCTTACTCGAATTAAGGGGATTAGAAATCATACCCGGGTCCGACGTAAGATGAGACGATGCACCTGTATCCATAAACCAAGGGTCCACGTGATTTTGCATAGTAAGAGCTTGGAACGATTGGCTCAAATCAGTGAGTTGCGGAGGTTCGGTGTCTGTAACATATGCTTGTCCCTGGGGGCGAGGTGACTGGCCACGAAAGAAAGGAGGGAGAGGTGGAGCCATACCATACGAGGGCCATGGCTGAGTCCAGCCGGGGTAAGTGGGGTAAGGGCAGGGAGGTGGCGTCCAGAGGGAGAGCCAGGAGGGTGGAGGGCCCGGCGGGGAGGCTTGGTTAGGTGGGGTTTGTGGCTGGGTCGTGGGTTGACGATATTggatgttattgttgttattcgtGCGATTGTTATTATGGCGATGATTATGGCGATTTTGTTGGTTGTTTGTGGAGTTGTTGTTATGGCGAGGAGGACCTGGTGGGGCAGGTTTGGTGGTGGATTCAGTCTATAAATCAGCGGCAGGGGCAGCCAGGGCAGTGGCGGGTTTATCGCAGCCAGATTTGCGATGTAACTCAAGTCCGGGCATACTGCGAGCAGTCTCGAAATTCGGAGTGGTCTGATTTATAAAGGAAGCAACAGTATCACATTCACTAGGGAGACCACGTACCAGTTGGATGACGAGGCGTCGATTGGACACGGCGGCGTCAACATCCTTAAGCATGCCGGCGAGTTCGCGTAATCGTTGGTAGTAGGCGTCCAACGAAGCCATGTGCTCGAGACGGAGAGTGTTAAATTCCTGTTCAAGAGCGGCACGCACGccctttgttgttgttgaagataTTCTCGATCCGGACCCATGCTGCACGGGCTGTAGATTCATCTTCAAGGATACGGGGAAGAAGTTCATCACTAAGGGTACCGTAAATCCATTGGAGAACATGGGCATCAACTTCGGACCACGACTCGAAAGACGCGTTAGTCTCGTTGGGAGGAGGTGTGCCATCAATGTGAGACAAAACCTTATACCCACGAGCATGAAGTTTGAATAATCAAACCCGTG
Encoded here:
- the LOC141600593 gene encoding uncharacterized protein LOC141600593, which gives rise to MNLQPVQHGSGSRISSTTTKGVRAALEQEFNTLRLEHMASLDAYYQRLRELAGMLKDVDAAVSNRRLVIQLVRGLPSECDTVASFINQTTPNFETARSMPGLELHRKSGCDKPATALAAPAADL